ACATCCGATAGCCACTGGTATTACAGCCGAAGCGACTAAAAGAAAGTTGAAACTGCCATTAGCAAGTGACTTTAAAGCGATCACAGGTAGAGGCGTTGAAGCCATAGTAGAACAAAAGCGCATTATGGTAGTCAGTCCCGGCTACCTGGAAGAAAACAAGGTACAGCTTCCGGCAAATTACAATCAGGCAGGTAACGAGACTGTCGTTTTTGTGTTGATTGACGACCAGATGGCGGGCTTTATCGCGCTGGCAGACACCGTCAGACCCGAGTCAGCAGATGCGATTGCAACATTGCATGAGAATGGGATTAAGTCGTTATTGCTGACGGGTGATAACAAACAGGTCGCGGAAAGCGTGAGTGAACAACTCCGGATGGATGGCTTCTTTGCGGAAGTGTTGCCGCACCAAAAATTGGAAAAAATCAAAGACCTCCAGCAAAAAGGCGAATTTGTAGCGATGACCGGCGATGGTGTGAATGACGCGCCCGCGCTGGCGCAGGCCGATATTGGCATTGCTGTTGGCTCAGGCAGCGATATTGCAGCAGAGACAGCCGGAATCGTATTGGTAAACAGCAATCCTAAAGACATTGTTAAATTGATCCTTTTTGGCAAAGCCACTTACCGAAAAATGATACAAAACCTGTCCTGGGCAACAGGTTATAACGTGGTAACGATACCGCTTGCTGCCGGTGTGCTTTACGATCAGGGAATTTTGCTTAGCCCTGCGATAGGTGCAGTATTGATGACGGTTAGCACGGTTGTTGTAGCAATTAATGCAAGCTTACTGAAGGTCAAAACTTAATCTACAAAAATGAAAGACGATCAGACATTTCAAATTGAATATCAATCAGGCAATGATGTGCAAGCCGTGCAGGTTGTGCATTCCAGTGAAACCTACGACTTTGAACTAAACGGAAAACAAACCGCCATCATCAACAATGGCGATAATTCCTGGAGTTTAGCCAGTGGCGACCTGGACCAGCTGACCGTTAATTTAATTGGGGACGCGATTGAAAAATTTTATAAAAAACAGGGCTGGTAAAACAAAGGCAAAGTAGCAATTCTTTTGCCCGGTCAATTGATTATCATTACTTTTGTATAAATGAAAAGGTTCATAGCCATCTTCTTGATCCTGCTGTATGCCGGTGTCTCTTCGGGCACCAGCCTGACCCTGCATTACTGCATGGGTGAGTTACAGGGAATGAGCCTGAACCAGCAGCGAAGCGATCACTGTGAAAACTGTGGAATGCTGAAGAGCAAAGCACTGAAAAACAAATGCTGCAAGGACAAACAGCATGAATTCAAAATTGGAAAGGAACAGCGGGTTGCTAGTTTCAGCTTTCAGTTTGCTGCCCTGTTTCCGGTCGTTCTACCCGCCAGATCTACTAATCTG
This Mucilaginibacter defluvii DNA region includes the following protein-coding sequences:
- a CDS encoding HYC_CC_PP family protein; its protein translation is MKRFIAIFLILLYAGVSSGTSLTLHYCMGELQGMSLNQQRSDHCENCGMLKSKALKNKCCKDKQHEFKIGKEQRVASFSFQFAALFPVVLPARSTNLKSVDVHSLAVVYPVSQSPPIGIGKPVYLLNRTFRI